GCCGCGGTGCGACGAACACCGACGATGCCGGCACGAGGAGCTCGGGCAGGGCGTCCGGATAGTCCGCCGGATCGGGTGCGCGCTCGGCGAGCGTGACGTGGCCCGTGGCCCGGACGAAGCGCTCGAAGTCGCGGTTGCGCACCGCGGTGGGGTCGATCCAGAACCCGCCGACGGTCACGTCGTGGACCGGGGCCTCCTCCGGGTAGTGCTCGTCGGAGCCCATCGCGAACGTGCGCCCGCCGATCCACACCATGTCCGTGGTCGGGCCGGGCTTCGCGGCCACGGCCTGCCGACGTCCCTGCCCCGTGTGCGCGGTGGCCATCTGTGCCCCTGCCTGCTGTGCGCGACGTCGGCACACGTTCCCAGCGGCCCGGACCGCGCGTCATCACCCTTCCCGGGTGACCTGCGCGGGACTTCTCGCTCGCCAGGGGTGACGCGATCACCCGCGTCGCGCGCCCAGGGTTCGCGAATGACAACTCTCGCCGGCCCGGAACCGGCATTCCGGTCTGACACCGGGCCCGCGCTCGGTCTGCCGAGGGCACCGTGAACGGGGTCATCGGCGACCTGCTGCCGTTCGCCGTCGGCATCGCGATCTCGCCCGTGCCCATCATCGCGGTCATCCTGATGCTGCTCGCACCACGGGCCGGCGGAGCGAGCGTCGGGTACCTGCTCGGGTGGGTCGCCGGAATCGTCGTCACCACCACCGTGGTCGCGCTGGTCCTCGGTGTGGCAACGGGAACGGGGGAGGGCACCGGCCCGTCGACCGTCACGGCCGGCATCCTCCTGCTGCTCGGGGTCGGATGCTTGGCGCTCGCGTTCGGACAGTGGCGCGCCAGGCCGAAGCCCGGCACGCAGGCCGAGCTGCCCACCTGGATGGCGACGATCGACCGGTTCACCCCCCTGAAGGCCGTCGGACTCGGCTTCCTGCTCTCGGCGGTCAACCCCAAGAACCTCGCGATGGCGGTGGCCGCCGGTGCCGTGGTCGCTGGCGGTGGCCTGTCCGTCGCCGAGAACGTGGTCGCGGTGGCGGTCTACACCGTCGTCGCGGCTTCGACCGTGCTCGTTCCCGTCGTCGGCTATCTCGTGGCGAGGAAACGCATGACGCCGGCGCTGACTTCGTTGCGGGCTTGGCTGGAACACAACAACGCCGTCGTGATGGCGGTCCTCCTGCTCGTCATCGGCGCGGTTCTGGTCGGCAAGGGCGTCGGCGCGCTCGCGTGAGCCCGGCACCTGCGATGTTCACCTGGCGCAGGTGAGGCCGGTCGCCGTCGTGCGAGGTCGGATGGGGCACGTGAAGCCGGGCGCCGTCGCGCGAGCTGAGGAGTGACATGAGCAATTCGTTCCAGGGCAAGATCAACGTCGACATCCGCGACTCAGTGCCCGACTGGGCACCGTTCGAGCCACCACAGGCGGCCGAGGGCGCGCCGAACGTGGTCTACATGGTTCTCGACGACGTCGGGTACTCCGCGATGAGCTGTTACGGCGGTGTCATCGACACCCCGAACATCGACCGCATCGCGGCCGACGGCGTGCGGTTCACACAATGGCACACCACCGCGCTGTGCTCACCGACCCGGTCCTGCCTGCTCACCGGCCGCAACCACACTCGCAACGCGATGGCGTGCATCACCGAGGCGGCGATCGGTTTCCCGAACGCCAACGGCACCATCCCGCCGGAAAACGGCATGATCTCCGAGATCCTCGAGGAGCAGGGCTGGAACACCTACAGCGTCGGCAAGTGGCACCTGTGCCCGACCGACGAGATGAACCTCGCCGCGACGCGGCGGAACTGGCCGACCGGCCGTGGTTTCCAGCGGTTCTACGGGTTCCTCGGCGCCGAGACGAACCAGTGGTACCCCGACCTCGTGTACGACAACCACCCCGTGGACCAATTGAAGACGCCCGAGGAGGGTTACCACTTCACCGACGACATCACCGACAAGGCGATCGAATTCATCAAGGACGCCAAGGCGATCGCGCCGGACAAGCCGTTTTTCCTCTACTACGCGCCGGGGGCGTGCCACGCCCCGCACCACGCGCCGCGCGAGTGGATCGAACGGTTCCGGGGCCGCTTCGACATGGGATACGACGCACTACGGGAATCCGTGCTGGCGCGGCAGAAGGAGTTCGGCATCGTGCCGGCCGACACCGAGCTGCCGCCGATCAACCCGATCGGCACGCCCGAGACCCGCCAGGGCCCGGACGGGCAGCCGTTCCCTCCGCTGGACTACACGAAGCCGTGGGACTCCCTGTCCGATCGGGAAAAGCGGCTCTTCGCGCGGATGGCCGAGGTCTACGCGGGGTTCCTCGCCCACGCCGACCACCACATCGGCCGGCTCCTCGACCACCTGGAGGAGACCGGGCAACGGGACAACACGCTGGTCATCCTGGTCTCCGACAACGGCGCGAGCGGCGAAGGCGGCCCGAACGGATCGGTGAACGAGAACAAGCTGTTCAACGGCATCCCCGACGACCTCGACGCCAACCTCGCGATGCTCGACGAGCTGGGCGGCCCGAAGACCTACAACCACTACGCGAACGGCTGGGCGATGGCCTTCAACACGCCGTTCAAGATGTGGAAGCGCTACGAGTTCAACGGCGGCACCGCCGACCCGTGCATCATCTCCTGGCCCTCGGTACTCGGGCACGGCGGCGAGACCCGCCACCAGTACCACCACGCCGTCGATCTGGTGCCCACCGTGCTCGACTGCCTGGGCGTGCAGGTGCCGGAGACGATCAAGGGACACCGACAGAGCCGCCTCGACGGGGTGAGCATGCGCTACAGCTTCGAAGATCCGTCGGCGCAGTCCGCCAGATCCACCCAGTTCTACTCGATGCTCGGCTCTCGCGGGATCTGGCACGACGGCTGGAAGGCCGTGACGACGCACCCCACGATCAGCGGCTGGAGCAACTTCGACGACGACGTGTGGCAGCTCTACCACACCGACGTCGACCGTTCCGAGGTACACGACCTCGCGGCGGAACACCCCGACAAGCTCAAGGAGCTGACCGATCTCTGGTTCACCGAGGCCACCGCCAACGGCGCGTTCCCCCTCGACGACCGGTCACCACTGGAAATCCTCAACACGCCGCGGCCGCAGCTGTCCGCGGCCCGCAACCGGTACGTCTACTACGCGGACGTCGCCGACGTACCCGAACAACAGGCGGTCAACATCCGCAACCGGTCCTACGCCATCGGGTCCCTTGTGGACATTCCGGGCAAGGACGCCGAGGGCGTGCTGTTCGCACACGGCGCGCGGTTCGGCGGGCACGCGCTCTACGTCAAGGACAACCGCCTGCACTACGTCTACAACTTCGTCGGCATGCTGGAGCAGAAGATCGACGGCACCGAGGAACTCCCGTCGGGTGAGAACCTGCTCCTCTCGGCCGCCTTCGACAAGGAGGGCGAGGACCCACCTGGCGTCGCGACCGGCGTGCTGTCCCTCTACCACGGCGACCACAAGGTCGGCGAAGGCCGCATCAAGACACAACCCGGCGCGTTCGAGCTCGCCGGCGAGGGCCTGTGCGTCGGCCGCGACAGCGGCGCCGCCGTCACCGACGACTACCGCGGAGAACGCCCCCACCGCTTCACCGGCGGCACCATCAAACGCGTCGTGATCGACGTCAGCGGCGAACCCTACGTCGACCAGGCGCGCGAGGCCGAGGCGATGCTCATGCGCGAGTAGCCGTCCGGTTGATCGCCGGCCGCGTTAGTCCGACAGTTCCTCGAGCGCACCCCGAAGCTCGTCGGGGTGCGCGAACGAGCCACTGAAGCTGTTGCGCACCAGGGTTTTCACCTCGGCTTCGGTCAGGCCGAGCGCATCGGTGACGGCCGCGTAGTTCTCGTTGACGTAGCCTCCGAAATACGCCGGGTCGTCGGAGTTGACGGTCACCGGGACGCCGGCGTCGAGCAGCCGCTTCACCGGGTACGTCGTGAGGTCGTCCGTCACATGGAGGCGCAGGTTCGAGAGTGGGCACATCGTCA
The sequence above is a segment of the Amycolatopsis sp. 2-15 genome. Coding sequences within it:
- a CDS encoding arylsulfatase; translated protein: MSNSFQGKINVDIRDSVPDWAPFEPPQAAEGAPNVVYMVLDDVGYSAMSCYGGVIDTPNIDRIAADGVRFTQWHTTALCSPTRSCLLTGRNHTRNAMACITEAAIGFPNANGTIPPENGMISEILEEQGWNTYSVGKWHLCPTDEMNLAATRRNWPTGRGFQRFYGFLGAETNQWYPDLVYDNHPVDQLKTPEEGYHFTDDITDKAIEFIKDAKAIAPDKPFFLYYAPGACHAPHHAPREWIERFRGRFDMGYDALRESVLARQKEFGIVPADTELPPINPIGTPETRQGPDGQPFPPLDYTKPWDSLSDREKRLFARMAEVYAGFLAHADHHIGRLLDHLEETGQRDNTLVILVSDNGASGEGGPNGSVNENKLFNGIPDDLDANLAMLDELGGPKTYNHYANGWAMAFNTPFKMWKRYEFNGGTADPCIISWPSVLGHGGETRHQYHHAVDLVPTVLDCLGVQVPETIKGHRQSRLDGVSMRYSFEDPSAQSARSTQFYSMLGSRGIWHDGWKAVTTHPTISGWSNFDDDVWQLYHTDVDRSEVHDLAAEHPDKLKELTDLWFTEATANGAFPLDDRSPLEILNTPRPQLSAARNRYVYYADVADVPEQQAVNIRNRSYAIGSLVDIPGKDAEGVLFAHGARFGGHALYVKDNRLHYVYNFVGMLEQKIDGTEELPSGENLLLSAAFDKEGEDPPGVATGVLSLYHGDHKVGEGRIKTQPGAFELAGEGLCVGRDSGAAVTDDYRGERPHRFTGGTIKRVVIDVSGEPYVDQAREAEAMLMRE
- a CDS encoding GAP family protein codes for the protein MNGVIGDLLPFAVGIAISPVPIIAVILMLLAPRAGGASVGYLLGWVAGIVVTTTVVALVLGVATGTGEGTGPSTVTAGILLLLGVGCLALAFGQWRARPKPGTQAELPTWMATIDRFTPLKAVGLGFLLSAVNPKNLAMAVAAGAVVAGGGLSVAENVVAVAVYTVVAASTVLVPVVGYLVARKRMTPALTSLRAWLEHNNAVVMAVLLLVIGAVLVGKGVGALA